One Elaeis guineensis isolate ETL-2024a chromosome 10, EG11, whole genome shotgun sequence genomic window carries:
- the LOC105037015 gene encoding uncharacterized protein, with the protein MAAEEILAAVEETVKDSAPAEPAGENPAGKTKKAKEPKAKKPSAPRKPRTSPAHPPYMEMIGEAITSLKERTGSSQYAITKFIEDKHKAHLPSNFRKLLLLQLKKLTAGGKLTKIKNSYKLPPAPARPRVPTKPVSAPASAKPKPKPKPKPKPKPAAAAKPKSKPKPKPKPAASAKPKPKSKPATAVKPKPRAPSKRKAPVAKPNPKPPVKVTKPKAKTRPAKAAKTSAKDTPGKKAAASAKPAAQKKATAPAKPAAAQKRGAASSKAAPKKAKAGKTAAKPPVKKVPARKAKK; encoded by the exons ATGGCGGCGGAGGAGATCTTGGCGGCCGTGGAGGAGACCGTGAAGGATTCCGCCCCGGCTGAGCCCGCGGGTGAGAACCCGGCGGGTAAGACGAAGAAGGCGAAGGAGCCCAAGGCTAAGAAGCCCTCCGCTCCCAGAAAGCCCAGAACCAGTCCTGCTCATCCCCCTTACATGGAG ATGATCGGAGAGGCGATTACATCGCTGAAGGAGAGGACGGGATCGAGCCAGTACGCGATCACCAAGTTTATTGAAGACAAGCACAAGGCTCACCTCCCTTCCAACTTCcgaaagctcctcctcctccagctcaAGAAGCTCACCGCCGGCGGTAAACTCACCAAGATCAAGAACTCCTACAAGCTTCCTCCCGCCCCCGCCCGCCCCCGCGTTCCTACCAAGCCTGTCTCCGCCCCTGCTTcagccaagcccaagcccaagcccaagccaaagccaaagcccaaGCCCGCTGCGGCCGCTAAACCGAAGTCCAAGCCCAAGCCAAAGCCCAAGCCTGCCGCGTCCGCGAAGCCCAAGCCGAAATCGAAGCCGGCGACGGCTGTGAAACCGAAGCCGAGGGCCCCGTCCAAGCGCAAGGCTCCCGTTGCAAAGCCAAATCCGAAGCCTCCGGTAAAGGTAACCAAGCCGAAGGCGAAGACCCGGCCGGCGAAGGCGGCCAAGACCTCAGCCAAGGATACCCCAGGGAAGAAGGCCGCCGCGTCGGCGAAGCCCGCCGCTCAGAAGAAGGCTACCGCACCGGCGAAGCCCGCCGCCGCCCAGAAGAGGGGTGCCGCCTCCTCGAAGGCGGCACCCAAGAAGGCGAAGGCCGGGAAGACCGCAGCGAAGCCTCCGGTGAAGAAGGTCCCCGCTAGGAAGGCGAAAAAgtag